The following proteins are co-located in the Nocardioides piscis genome:
- a CDS encoding GAF and ANTAR domain-containing protein: protein MTEHRGITGLARLSGLLVSEHDPIGIITAGIVEACASVGADAGGVLVGGGTDFEVLAATSHRLADLEAYQAGATEGPCVEAVREHRSVSFADVDEATTRWPGFARPLVAAGYTCGHAVPMTWDGTALGGLNLFWKEPAPQPVDQVLLQAFADILTLATVQVRPLSTPETTSRLQEVLATRSTVEQAKGVLAWQRSLEIADAYHALLTIADEQGLTLSEAARAVLRHARSGEQL from the coding sequence TGAGCACAGGGGGATCACCGGGCTCGCACGCCTCTCCGGGCTGCTGGTGAGCGAACACGACCCGATCGGCATCATCACCGCCGGGATCGTCGAGGCCTGCGCCAGTGTCGGCGCGGACGCCGGCGGGGTGCTGGTCGGCGGCGGCACCGACTTCGAGGTCCTGGCCGCGACCTCGCACCGGCTCGCTGACCTCGAGGCCTACCAGGCCGGCGCCACCGAGGGGCCGTGCGTGGAGGCGGTGCGCGAGCACCGCAGTGTCTCGTTCGCCGACGTGGACGAGGCCACGACCCGCTGGCCCGGCTTCGCACGACCGCTGGTCGCCGCCGGCTACACCTGCGGCCATGCCGTGCCGATGACGTGGGACGGCACCGCTCTCGGCGGGCTCAACCTGTTCTGGAAGGAGCCCGCGCCCCAGCCGGTGGACCAGGTGCTGCTCCAGGCCTTCGCCGACATCCTCACCCTGGCCACCGTCCAGGTGCGCCCGCTCTCGACCCCGGAGACGACCAGCCGGCTCCAGGAGGTCCTGGCGACGCGCAGCACGGTCGAGCAGGCCAAGGGAGTGCTGGCCTGGCAGCGCAGCCTGGAGATAGCCGACGCCTATCACGCACTGCTCACGATCGCCGACGAGCAGGGCCTCACCCTCAGCGAGGCAGCGCGCGCCGTGCTCCGTCACGCCCGCTCGGGCGAGCAGCTGTGA
- a CDS encoding response regulator transcription factor, protein MSQTRPRVLVVDDDKAVRESLRRSLEFNGYDVALAADGAEALARLGSTNPDVVVMDVMMPRLDGIEATRTLRATGNDVPVLVLTARDAVGDRVEGLDAGADDYLTKPFALSELLARLRALLRRVVPAEEDETLVFADLTMEIASRDVRRGERSIELTRTEFTLLEMFLRRPRRVLERSFILEEVWGYDFPTSANSLEVYVGYLRRKTEAEGEPRLIHTVRGVGYVLKEA, encoded by the coding sequence GTGTCCCAGACCCGTCCCCGCGTGCTCGTCGTCGACGACGACAAGGCCGTGCGCGAGTCGCTGAGGCGCTCGCTCGAGTTCAACGGCTATGACGTCGCCCTGGCCGCGGACGGTGCCGAAGCGCTGGCCCGGCTCGGCTCGACCAACCCGGACGTGGTCGTGATGGACGTGATGATGCCGCGGCTCGACGGGATCGAGGCGACCCGCACGCTGCGCGCCACCGGCAACGACGTCCCGGTCCTGGTCCTCACCGCGCGCGACGCCGTCGGCGACCGGGTCGAGGGCCTCGACGCCGGCGCCGACGACTACCTCACCAAGCCCTTCGCCCTCTCCGAGCTGCTCGCCCGGTTGCGTGCACTGCTGCGCCGAGTCGTGCCGGCCGAGGAGGACGAGACGCTCGTCTTCGCCGACCTGACGATGGAGATCGCCTCCCGCGACGTACGCCGAGGCGAACGCAGCATCGAGCTGACCCGCACCGAGTTCACCCTGCTGGAGATGTTCCTGCGCCGACCGCGCCGGGTGCTCGAACGCTCGTTCATCCTCGAGGAGGTGTGGGGCTACGACTTCCCGACCAGCGCCAACTCCCTCGAGGTCTATGTCGGCTACCTGAGGCGCAAGACCGAGGCCGAGGGGGAGCCGCGGCTGATCCACACCGTGCGCGGGGTCGGCTACGTCCTGAAGGAAGCATGA
- a CDS encoding ANTAR domain-containing protein: protein MGVRVPGSEERAFAYLTRASSHANIKLRDVAAGIVDDFVARVDS, encoded by the coding sequence ATTGGCGTTCGCGTCCCAGGCAGCGAGGAGCGCGCATTCGCCTACCTGACGCGTGCCTCGTCCCACGCCAACATCAAGCTGAGGGACGTGGCCGCGGGGATCGTCGACGACTTCGTCGCACGCGTGGACTCCTGA